A portion of the Chlamydia avium 10DC88 genome contains these proteins:
- the sctU gene encoding type III secretion system export apparatus subunit SctU → MGEKTEKATPKRLRDARKKGQVAKSQDFPSAVTFIVSMVTVFYLTSFFAQHLGSFLASILKEAPLHHNPRVTLYYLHNCLTLILTTSLPILGAVGFVGILIGFLVVGPTFSTEVFKPDLKKFNPIDNLKQKFKVKTLIELLKSMLKIFGAALILYTTLKNRVPLIIETAGVSPIVTATIFKQILYKAVISIGIFFLVVAVLDLVYQRRTFAKELKMEKFEVKQEFKDTEGNPEIKGRRRQIAQEIAYEDPSSQIKHASTVVSNPKDIAVAIGYMPEKYKAPWIIAMGINLRAKRIIAEAEKHGIPVMRNVPLAHQLWDEGKELKFIPESTYEAVGEILLYITSLNAQNPNNKNINQFDNL, encoded by the coding sequence ATGGGAGAAAAAACAGAAAAGGCAACCCCAAAGCGTCTTCGAGATGCAAGGAAAAAGGGTCAGGTAGCGAAATCTCAAGATTTTCCTTCCGCGGTTACCTTTATTGTCTCCATGGTTACAGTATTTTATTTGACGTCGTTTTTTGCTCAACACTTAGGAAGTTTTTTGGCGTCTATTCTTAAGGAAGCTCCTCTACATCATAATCCAAGAGTTACTCTATACTATTTACATAATTGCTTAACTTTAATACTAACTACTTCATTACCCATATTAGGAGCCGTGGGATTTGTAGGCATTCTGATAGGATTTCTTGTTGTAGGGCCTACGTTTTCTACTGAAGTTTTTAAACCGGACCTTAAAAAATTTAATCCTATTGATAACTTAAAGCAAAAGTTTAAGGTTAAAACCTTAATTGAATTGCTTAAATCTATGCTAAAAATTTTTGGTGCCGCATTAATTTTATATACTACACTTAAGAATCGTGTACCTTTAATCATAGAAACTGCAGGGGTTTCCCCTATTGTTACAGCAACTATTTTTAAGCAAATTCTTTATAAAGCGGTTATATCTATCGGTATTTTTTTCTTAGTGGTTGCTGTACTTGATCTCGTGTACCAAAGAAGAACTTTTGCTAAAGAACTCAAAATGGAAAAATTTGAGGTTAAACAAGAATTTAAGGATACAGAAGGTAACCCAGAAATTAAAGGTCGTAGACGACAAATTGCACAAGAAATTGCCTATGAAGATCCGTCTTCCCAAATTAAACATGCTAGTACTGTTGTCTCTAACCCTAAAGATATAGCTGTTGCTATTGGCTATATGCCTGAAAAATATAAAGCTCCCTGGATTATTGCTATGGGAATTAACTTGCGTGCAAAACGAATTATTGCCGAAGCTGAAAAACATGGAATTCCAGTTATGAGAAACGTCCCTTTAGCTCATCAGCTCTGGGACGAAGGAAAAGAGTTGAAATTTATCCCAGAATCCACTTATGAAGCTGTTGGAGAAATCCTTCTCTATATCACATCTCTTAACGCGCAAAATCCTAATAACAAAAACATTAACCAATTCGATAATCTATAA
- a CDS encoding 4-alpha-glucanotransferase, producing the protein MTPFSQAVRYIQNSPAKHCWKAIGTLPKHGIAIPLFSLHTQNSCGIGEYLDLIPLISWCRHHGFQIIQILPINDSGEDASPYNSLSSVALNPLYLSLSDLQYAHAIPDSHTKIKMMQQLCNLPYIHYPQVRSAKLEFLHSYYRYVMQIGALQDEEFQIFCEKEQYWLRPYAVFRSIKHHLKNAPINNWPKSYTDIKNFPNLEKQFSDDCNFFSYLQFLCFSQMSKVKDFADDNQIFLKGDLPILISKDSCDVWYYRQFFSSSVSVGAPPDIYNAEGQNWHLPIYNRCNLKKDNYSWWKARLRYAENFYSIYRLDHISGLFRFWVWDAKGEGRFEPEHPKEYIEHGTDILTHLLKASRMLPIGEDLGSVPYDIKETLLKLGICGTRIPRWERYWDHDGNFIPFDQYPPLSVTSLSTHDSDTLALWWRNSPKEAQAFAEFLGLSFAPILSEEDHRYILQLSHKTSSIFHINLLNDYLSLCPDLVSKNSQYERINVPGKISKNNWIYRVKPSLETLSTHEKFNENISSILSNL; encoded by the coding sequence ATGACTCCATTTTCTCAAGCCGTACGGTACATCCAAAATTCTCCAGCAAAGCATTGTTGGAAGGCTATCGGGACACTCCCCAAGCATGGCATTGCTATACCATTGTTTTCCCTACATACACAAAATAGTTGTGGTATTGGAGAGTACTTAGATTTGATCCCCCTTATCTCCTGGTGTCGCCACCATGGGTTTCAAATTATTCAAATTCTTCCTATAAATGATAGTGGTGAAGATGCTAGTCCTTATAATAGTTTAAGTTCTGTTGCTTTGAATCCTCTATACCTTTCTCTATCTGACCTTCAATATGCCCACGCGATTCCAGACTCCCATACTAAAATCAAAATGATGCAACAACTATGCAATCTTCCCTACATACACTATCCTCAAGTAAGATCTGCAAAATTGGAATTTCTACATAGCTATTATCGCTATGTTATGCAAATAGGAGCGCTACAAGATGAAGAATTTCAAATTTTTTGTGAAAAAGAACAGTATTGGTTACGGCCATATGCTGTATTTCGTTCCATTAAGCATCACTTAAAAAATGCTCCTATAAACAACTGGCCTAAAAGCTATACAGATATAAAAAACTTTCCTAACCTTGAAAAACAATTTTCTGATGACTGTAACTTTTTCTCTTATCTGCAATTTTTATGTTTTTCACAAATGTCAAAAGTAAAAGATTTTGCTGATGATAACCAAATCTTTCTCAAAGGAGATCTTCCCATTCTTATCAGCAAAGATAGCTGTGATGTTTGGTACTATCGTCAATTCTTTTCTTCTTCAGTCTCCGTAGGGGCACCTCCTGATATTTACAATGCTGAAGGACAAAATTGGCACCTTCCTATTTATAACAGGTGTAACCTAAAAAAAGATAATTATTCCTGGTGGAAAGCTCGACTACGTTATGCTGAAAACTTTTATTCTATCTACCGTTTGGATCATATTTCAGGACTATTTCGTTTCTGGGTGTGGGATGCTAAAGGAGAAGGAAGATTTGAACCAGAACATCCTAAAGAATATATTGAACATGGAACAGATATTCTTACCCACCTATTAAAAGCATCAAGAATGCTTCCCATAGGAGAAGATTTAGGAAGCGTTCCTTATGACATCAAAGAAACCTTACTCAAATTGGGTATCTGTGGAACACGAATCCCCCGTTGGGAACGCTATTGGGATCATGATGGAAATTTTATTCCCTTTGATCAGTACCCCCCTCTATCAGTGACTTCTTTATCTACGCATGATTCTGATACCTTAGCCCTTTGGTGGAGAAACTCTCCAAAAGAAGCTCAAGCTTTTGCGGAATTCCTTGGACTATCTTTCGCTCCCATTCTTTCTGAAGAAGATCATCGCTATATTCTCCAACTCTCCCATAAAACCTCCTCCATTTTTCATATTAACCTACTCAATGATTATCTATCTCTTTGCCCAGACTTAGTATCTAAAAATTCACAATATGAGCGCATTAATGTTCCTGGTAAGATTTCCAAAAATAATTGGATATATAGGGTAAAACCTTCTTTAGAAACCCTCTCTACCCATGAAAAATTTAATGAAAATATTTCCTCTA
- a CDS encoding bifunctional riboflavin kinase/FAD synthetase: MEIFYSLASIPFPIDSITIGFFDGCHLGHTKLLNLLSSYPGTSGIITFDVHPLAILQPPGPQLIISKDEKLRRLQNFPIDCLCILPFTKSFSNQSAESFILSLHETLCCKRLVLGYDSHLGKDRLGNAKTLLPLADTLGIEIIEVSPCEINHEIVSSKKIRQFLSQGDLESANSHLGYTYTYSGTITSGRGLGTKLGIATINLPQQECLLPFGVYACEVEYNKQFHLGIMNLGLAPTVGRNSLCLEAHIFDFQENIYNQTVSIIPKQLLRREKKFSSREELAQAIRQDIQDARRFFSSTNYVRKA; the protein is encoded by the coding sequence ATGGAAATATTCTATAGTTTGGCGTCTATCCCCTTTCCTATAGATTCTATAACTATAGGTTTTTTTGATGGCTGTCATCTAGGCCATACAAAACTACTGAATCTCCTATCTTCTTATCCTGGGACATCTGGTATAATTACTTTTGATGTACATCCTCTAGCAATTTTACAACCTCCAGGTCCTCAGTTGATTATTAGCAAGGATGAAAAGCTTCGTCGTTTACAAAATTTCCCTATTGATTGCCTATGCATCCTTCCTTTCACGAAAAGCTTCTCTAATCAATCTGCCGAAAGTTTTATCCTTTCACTACATGAAACTCTATGTTGTAAACGCCTAGTGTTAGGATACGATTCCCACCTAGGCAAAGATAGACTTGGGAATGCAAAAACTCTACTCCCACTAGCTGATACTCTAGGAATAGAAATTATTGAAGTTTCTCCCTGTGAAATAAATCATGAAATTGTTTCTAGTAAAAAAATTCGCCAATTTTTATCTCAAGGAGATTTAGAAAGCGCAAATAGCCATCTAGGATATACTTATACGTATTCTGGGACCATCACTTCTGGACGTGGTCTAGGAACGAAATTAGGAATAGCAACTATTAATCTCCCACAGCAAGAGTGTTTACTTCCTTTTGGAGTTTATGCGTGTGAAGTGGAATACAATAAACAATTCCATTTAGGAATAATGAACCTTGGTCTTGCTCCTACTGTAGGAAGAAACTCCTTATGTTTAGAAGCTCATATTTTTGATTTTCAAGAAAATATATATAACCAAACAGTTTCCATTATTCCTAAACAACTCTTGCGTAGAGAAAAGAAATTTTCCTCCCGAGAAGAACTTGCGCAAGCAATTCGTCAAGATATTCAAGATGCAAGAAGGTTTTTCTCTTCTACTAATTATGTAAGAAAAGCATGA
- the rbfA gene encoding 30S ribosome-binding factor RbfA: MTENRRIQKVNAVLREAIANVILKDIKHPKISNCWITVTRVSLSKDLRFARVYVSIMPHENTQSETLEALKVSAGYIAYKASKKIVLKYFPELNFYLDDIFSPQDHIENLLWKIQQQDKN; the protein is encoded by the coding sequence ATGACGGAAAATAGACGCATACAAAAAGTAAACGCAGTGCTTCGCGAGGCTATTGCTAATGTCATCTTAAAAGACATAAAGCACCCGAAAATTTCTAATTGCTGGATTACAGTAACCCGGGTATCCTTATCTAAGGACTTACGATTTGCTCGTGTCTATGTTTCAATTATGCCTCATGAAAATACCCAATCTGAAACTTTAGAAGCTTTGAAAGTATCGGCTGGTTATATTGCTTATAAGGCTTCTAAAAAAATAGTGCTTAAATATTTTCCCGAACTCAATTTTTATCTCGATGATATTTTCTCACCTCAAGATCATATAGAAAATTTACTTTGGAAAATACAACAGCAAGATAAGAATTAA
- a CDS encoding CesT family type III secretion system chaperone, translated as MQNQFEQLLEDLGKQLNTSLSPDKNQACLIRFRNVDVPIQIEEDENSGDIVVGTILGLLPENVFRERIFKAALSVNASHQSNIKGILGYGELTQQLYLSDVLNMNYLNGEKLFHYLNFFSMHAKIWISALETGNLPDLHTLGMYHL; from the coding sequence ATGCAAAATCAATTTGAACAACTCTTAGAAGATTTAGGTAAGCAACTCAATACTTCACTTTCTCCTGATAAAAACCAAGCTTGCCTCATCCGTTTTAGAAACGTTGATGTACCCATACAAATTGAAGAAGATGAAAATTCTGGAGATATCGTAGTTGGAACGATTCTGGGATTATTACCTGAAAATGTATTTCGAGAACGTATTTTTAAAGCAGCTCTTTCCGTTAATGCTTCCCATCAATCGAATATAAAAGGTATTCTTGGTTACGGCGAGTTGACACAACAATTATACCTATCTGATGTCTTAAATATGAATTACTTAAATGGAGAAAAGCTTTTCCATTATTTAAATTTCTTTTCCATGCATGCAAAAATTTGGATTTCTGCATTGGAAACAGGAAATCTTCCTGATTTGCATACATTAGGAATGTATCATCTCTAA
- the truB gene encoding tRNA pseudouridine(55) synthase TruB, with amino-acid sequence MELATELKEGILLIDKPEERTSFSLIRALTKLIGVKKIGHAGTLDPFATGVMVMLIGRKFTRLSDTLLFEDKEYAAIAHLGTTTDSYDRNGKIVGRSKKIPTYEEILEASQYFQGEIQQIPPMFSAKKINGKKLYEYARKGLSIERRQSTVQVNLQITKYEYPLLYFSVHCSKGTYIRSIAHELGNMLGCGAYLEELRRLRSGNFSIDQCIDGRLLDYPDFNVSPYLRDFHGNIL; translated from the coding sequence ATGGAACTTGCTACAGAACTTAAAGAAGGCATTCTTCTTATAGATAAGCCTGAAGAAAGAACTTCATTTAGTCTTATCCGCGCTTTAACCAAACTAATTGGGGTTAAAAAAATTGGTCACGCAGGAACGTTAGATCCTTTCGCGACAGGAGTCATGGTTATGCTGATAGGACGTAAGTTTACTCGCCTATCAGATACACTACTATTTGAAGACAAAGAGTATGCAGCCATTGCTCATCTTGGAACAACGACAGATTCTTATGACCGTAATGGGAAAATTGTCGGAAGATCAAAAAAAATTCCAACATACGAGGAAATTCTAGAAGCATCTCAATATTTTCAGGGAGAGATCCAGCAAATTCCTCCGATGTTTTCTGCTAAAAAAATTAATGGAAAAAAACTTTATGAGTATGCCCGTAAAGGGTTATCCATCGAGCGTCGTCAATCTACAGTTCAAGTAAATCTACAGATTACTAAATATGAATATCCCTTACTTTATTTTTCTGTTCACTGTAGTAAAGGTACGTATATTCGAAGTATTGCTCATGAGTTAGGAAATATGTTAGGTTGTGGAGCTTATTTAGAAGAGTTGAGACGACTGCGTAGTGGAAATTTCTCTATAGATCAATGTATTGATGGTCGTCTACTCGATTATCCTGATTTTAATGTATCTCCTTATCTAAGAGATTTCCATGGAAATATTCTATAG
- the ychF gene encoding redox-regulated ATPase YchF — protein MGHTECGIVGLPNVGKSGLFNALTGAQVASCNYPFCTIDPNVGIVPIIDNRLDILAKMNQSQKVIYADMKFVDIAGLVKGAAEGAGLGNRFLSHIRETHAIAHVVRCFDNDDVTHVSGKIDPRDDIAVVNLELLFADFSSATSIHGKLSKQAKGKKDVGAVLPILDKVIAHLESGQPVRTLDLSPEEEKQLKPYPFLSAKPMLYIANIGEDSLEIMHNDYVAAVEEIAKQEHAQVIPICVRLEEEIMSLPVEERQDFLNSLGLKESGLNKLARIAYHTLGLISYFTTGPQETRAWTITKGSTAVEAAGQIHTDIQKGFIRAEVITLEDMLAHNGRSGVREVGKLRLEGRDYIVQDGDIMLFLHN, from the coding sequence ATGGGTCATACAGAGTGTGGGATTGTTGGTCTTCCCAATGTAGGTAAATCAGGATTATTTAACGCACTTACTGGGGCTCAAGTAGCTTCTTGTAATTATCCTTTTTGTACCATAGATCCGAATGTTGGTATTGTTCCTATCATTGATAATCGCTTAGATATCTTAGCTAAGATGAATCAAAGTCAAAAAGTCATCTATGCTGATATGAAGTTTGTAGATATCGCTGGTTTAGTTAAGGGAGCTGCAGAAGGTGCTGGATTAGGGAATCGTTTTTTGTCTCATATTCGCGAAACACATGCTATAGCTCATGTTGTTCGTTGTTTTGATAATGATGACGTTACTCATGTATCAGGGAAAATAGACCCTCGTGATGATATTGCTGTCGTTAATTTAGAATTGTTATTTGCAGATTTTTCTTCAGCTACCAGTATTCACGGAAAATTATCCAAACAAGCTAAAGGGAAAAAAGACGTTGGAGCAGTATTGCCTATTCTTGATAAGGTAATTGCCCATTTAGAAAGCGGTCAACCAGTACGTACTCTCGATTTATCACCAGAAGAAGAAAAGCAATTAAAACCTTATCCTTTTCTATCAGCAAAACCTATGTTGTATATAGCTAACATAGGGGAAGACTCCTTGGAAATAATGCATAATGATTATGTAGCTGCTGTTGAAGAAATCGCTAAGCAAGAACATGCGCAAGTTATCCCTATTTGTGTGCGATTAGAGGAGGAAATTATGTCCCTTCCAGTTGAAGAGAGACAAGATTTTCTCAATAGCTTGGGATTAAAGGAATCAGGTTTAAACAAACTTGCCCGTATTGCATATCATACTTTGGGATTAATTTCTTATTTTACAACAGGTCCTCAGGAAACACGGGCTTGGACAATTACTAAAGGTTCTACAGCAGTAGAAGCTGCAGGTCAAATTCACACAGATATTCAAAAAGGATTTATTCGAGCTGAGGTCATTACTCTTGAAGATATGCTTGCTCATAACGGCAGGTCTGGGGTTCGTGAAGTAGGTAAGTTACGTTTAGAGGGTAGAGATTATATAGTTCAGGATGGAGATATCATGCTTTTCTTACATAATTAG
- the sctW gene encoding type III secretion system gatekeeper subunit SctW: MAASGGAGGLGGTHSVDVAQVQQAAATADAKEIIATQEQSDISMIKDNQDLSNPAAATRTKKKEEKFQTLESRRKGATQTEKKSESAGEKSDTDLADKYTENNAEISAGDLRSIRDSLKEDSSADDILSLLQSKFSDPALQSIALDYLIQTTPNAQGTLKDALVQAQQRHTQENYQAVVGGRNILFASQEYASELNVSAPGLRALYLEVTSGFHTCENLLQMLQSRYNYKEMSTVSSFLLKGMSAELKSEGSSVEPAKLQVMMTETRNLQAVITGYDFFQTKLPELEASLKAEGASLPADLTFQKVGDTFFSFINDKFPTASKVERLVRGMVGDDVDTVSGVLNLFFTAIRGTSPRLFSSADKRQQLATMLANALDSVNINNENYPKPTDFPKPYPWS; this comes from the coding sequence ATGGCGGCATCTGGAGGTGCAGGAGGCTTAGGCGGAACGCACAGTGTTGACGTAGCACAAGTACAACAAGCAGCAGCAACAGCAGATGCCAAAGAGATTATTGCCACTCAAGAGCAATCAGATATCAGCATGATTAAGGATAATCAAGATCTATCCAATCCTGCTGCTGCTACCCGTACAAAGAAAAAAGAAGAGAAGTTTCAAACCTTAGAATCTAGAAGAAAAGGCGCTACACAAACAGAAAAGAAGTCAGAAAGTGCAGGAGAAAAATCCGACACAGATCTCGCTGATAAATATACAGAAAACAATGCAGAAATCTCTGCAGGCGACTTAAGAAGTATTCGAGATTCTCTCAAAGAGGATTCTTCAGCAGATGACATATTAAGTCTCTTACAATCAAAATTCTCTGATCCTGCATTACAAAGTATTGCACTGGATTATTTAATTCAAACAACTCCTAATGCTCAAGGAACTTTAAAAGACGCTTTAGTCCAAGCTCAGCAACGCCATACTCAAGAAAATTATCAAGCAGTTGTGGGTGGTAGGAATATTTTATTTGCCTCCCAAGAATATGCTTCAGAGCTCAATGTTTCTGCACCTGGTTTACGAGCTCTTTATCTTGAAGTCACTTCAGGATTCCATACATGTGAAAATTTACTTCAAATGTTGCAGTCACGCTACAACTATAAGGAAATGTCTACGGTGTCATCTTTTCTTCTGAAAGGGATGTCTGCTGAATTGAAATCTGAAGGATCTTCTGTAGAACCTGCTAAATTACAGGTTATGATGACAGAAACACGTAACCTTCAAGCAGTAATTACTGGGTATGACTTTTTCCAAACTAAGCTTCCGGAACTTGAGGCATCATTAAAAGCTGAAGGGGCTTCTCTTCCTGCCGATCTAACATTTCAAAAGGTTGGTGATACCTTCTTTTCATTTATTAATGATAAATTCCCCACTGCATCCAAAGTAGAACGTTTAGTTCGTGGCATGGTAGGTGATGATGTAGATACTGTCTCGGGGGTATTGAACCTTTTTTTTACGGCTATAAGAGGAACTTCACCTCGATTATTTTCTTCAGCAGACAAGCGACAACAACTGGCAACTATGCTGGCAAATGCTTTAGATTCCGTAAATATTAACAACGAAAACTATCCTAAACCGACAGATTTCCCTAAACCCTATCCTTGGTCTTAA
- the sctV gene encoding type III secretion system export apparatus subunit SctV — translation MNKLLNFVSRTFGGEAALNMINKSSDLILALWMIGVVLMIIIPLPPAVVDLMITINLAVSVFLLMVALYIPSALQLSVFPSLLLITTMFRLGINISSSRQILLKAYAGHVIQAFGDFVVGGNYVVGFIIFLIITIIQFIVVTKGAERVAEVAARFRLDAMPGKQMAIDADLRAGMIDAQQARDKRAMIQKESELYGAMDGAMKFIKGDVIAGIVISLINIVGGLTIGVTMHGMDLAQAAHVYTLLSIGDGLVSQIPSLLISLTAGIVTTRVSSDKNTNLGKEISSQLVKEPRALLLAAGATLGVGFFKGFPLWSFTILALLFGILGIILLAKKNSASKKGGGASTTVGAANDGAATAGDNPDDYSLTLPVILELGKDLSKLIQQKTKSGQSFIDDMIPKMRQALYHDIGIRYPGIHVRTDSPSLEGHDYMILLNEVPYVRGKIPANHVLTNEVEENLKRYNLPFITYKNAAGLPSAWVSEDAKTILEKAAIKYWTPLEVIILHLSYFFHRSSQEFLGIQEVRSMIEFMERSFPDLVKEVTRLIPLQKLTEIFKRLVQEQISIKDLRTILESLSEWAQTEKDTVLLTEYVRSSLKLYISFKFSQGQSAISVYLLDPEIEEMIRGAIKQTSAGSYLALDPDSVNLILKSMRNTITPTPPGGQPPVLLTAIDVRRYVRKLIETEFPDIAVISYQEILPEIRIQPLGRIQIF, via the coding sequence ATGAATAAACTACTCAATTTTGTTAGTAGAACCTTTGGTGGAGAAGCAGCATTAAACATGATCAATAAGTCAAGCGACCTCATCCTCGCTTTGTGGATGATCGGTGTCGTTTTGATGATCATTATCCCTCTACCTCCGGCCGTTGTGGACCTAATGATTACCATTAATTTGGCTGTATCTGTTTTCCTGCTAATGGTAGCTTTATACATTCCTAGTGCTCTACAATTATCTGTTTTCCCTTCCTTATTATTAATTACAACGATGTTCCGGTTGGGAATTAACATTTCTTCCTCGAGACAGATTCTACTAAAAGCATACGCAGGTCACGTCATTCAGGCATTTGGAGACTTCGTCGTAGGAGGGAACTATGTCGTTGGATTTATTATCTTCCTGATCATTACGATTATTCAATTTATCGTTGTTACTAAAGGTGCTGAGCGTGTTGCCGAAGTTGCTGCGAGATTCCGTTTGGATGCTATGCCTGGTAAACAGATGGCTATTGATGCTGATTTACGTGCCGGAATGATTGATGCTCAGCAAGCACGTGATAAACGGGCTATGATCCAAAAAGAAAGTGAACTTTATGGAGCCATGGACGGTGCTATGAAGTTCATTAAAGGAGACGTCATTGCAGGTATCGTTATCTCTTTAATTAACATCGTAGGGGGGTTAACGATTGGCGTCACCATGCATGGAATGGATTTAGCTCAGGCTGCTCATGTATATACGCTACTATCTATCGGAGATGGATTGGTTTCACAAATTCCTTCTTTACTGATCTCCCTAACTGCAGGTATCGTGACTACTCGAGTATCTAGTGATAAAAATACAAACTTAGGTAAGGAGATCTCCTCTCAATTAGTTAAAGAACCACGTGCTTTACTCTTAGCAGCAGGAGCAACTTTAGGAGTAGGCTTCTTTAAAGGGTTCCCTCTTTGGTCATTTACTATTCTAGCTCTTCTCTTTGGTATTCTTGGTATTATCCTTCTTGCCAAGAAAAACTCTGCATCTAAAAAAGGTGGAGGTGCTTCAACTACAGTAGGAGCAGCTAATGATGGTGCTGCTACAGCTGGAGATAATCCTGATGATTACTCACTAACACTTCCTGTGATTTTAGAATTAGGTAAAGATCTTTCTAAGCTTATTCAACAAAAGACAAAATCTGGTCAGAGCTTCATTGATGATATGATTCCTAAAATGCGCCAAGCTCTTTACCATGATATTGGTATTCGTTATCCAGGGATTCATGTTAGAACAGACTCTCCTTCTTTAGAAGGTCATGATTACATGATCTTACTTAATGAGGTTCCTTATGTTCGAGGAAAAATACCTGCAAATCACGTGTTAACCAATGAGGTAGAAGAAAATCTTAAACGCTATAATCTCCCATTTATTACCTATAAAAATGCTGCAGGTCTTCCCTCTGCTTGGGTAAGTGAAGACGCCAAGACAATTTTAGAAAAAGCAGCCATTAAATATTGGACTCCTCTTGAGGTAATTATTCTCCATTTATCCTACTTCTTCCATAGAAGCTCTCAAGAATTTTTAGGAATTCAAGAGGTACGCTCTATGATTGAATTTATGGAGAGATCATTCCCTGATCTGGTAAAAGAAGTTACCCGACTCATCCCTCTACAAAAGCTTACCGAAATCTTCAAACGCCTAGTCCAAGAACAAATATCTATTAAAGATTTACGAACAATTTTGGAATCATTAAGTGAATGGGCTCAGACAGAAAAAGATACTGTTTTACTGACAGAATATGTACGTTCTTCTTTAAAATTGTATATCAGCTTTAAGTTCTCTCAAGGGCAGTCTGCTATCTCTGTTTACCTACTAGACCCTGAGATTGAAGAAATGATTCGAGGAGCAATTAAACAAACTTCTGCAGGATCCTATCTTGCTCTAGATCCTGATTCTGTAAATTTAATCTTAAAATCTATGAGAAATACGATTACTCCAACTCCTCCTGGGGGACAACCTCCTGTATTATTGACAGCAATTGATGTAAGACGATATGTAAGGAAATTGATAGAAACTGAATTCCCTGACATAGCTGTAATTTCTTATCAAGAGATTCTCCCCGAGATTCGTATTCAACCTCTAGGAAGAATTCAGATTTTCTAA